A DNA window from Cobetia marina contains the following coding sequences:
- a CDS encoding type II secretion system F family protein gives MLILLLVCIALSALWLIISMIRAQRFMGADTTLGLMHRREMPRLERLLALLDISMRPVLFVAGVWGSSVMIFVIFLGWFPGNLLLASLALMTSLLLVGFLLHEFASRRIFRFEGDLIQALDMLEASLKLGDNLRNGLRLAGASSLKASRRELMQLVYRLDMGLSLNEACERMLRLYPCESVRLFTAAMISAERRGMSFASLLPSLLPTLHERYQMRRQLRTELSGARYSLLVIALLPYAIVPFILWKEPDWLRLLLEHPLGSVLLLGAVCCQILGFAWLRHMMRKQP, from the coding sequence ATGCTGATCCTGCTGCTGGTCTGCATCGCGCTGTCTGCCCTGTGGTTGATCATCAGCATGATCAGGGCGCAGCGTTTCATGGGCGCGGATACCACGCTCGGGCTGATGCACCGCCGAGAGATGCCACGTCTCGAGCGTCTGCTGGCGTTGCTGGACATCAGCATGCGGCCGGTGCTGTTCGTGGCGGGCGTGTGGGGAAGCAGCGTGATGATCTTCGTGATCTTCCTCGGCTGGTTCCCCGGCAACCTGTTGCTTGCCTCACTGGCATTGATGACGAGCCTGTTGCTGGTCGGCTTCCTGCTGCATGAATTCGCCAGTCGGCGCATCTTCCGCTTCGAGGGGGATCTGATCCAGGCGCTGGACATGCTGGAAGCGAGCCTGAAGTTGGGAGACAACCTGCGCAACGGGCTGCGCCTGGCGGGGGCATCATCCCTCAAGGCCTCACGCCGCGAACTGATGCAGCTTGTCTATCGGCTGGACATGGGACTGTCACTGAACGAGGCCTGCGAGCGGATGCTGCGCCTCTACCCCTGCGAGAGCGTCAGACTGTTCACGGCGGCGATGATCAGCGCCGAGCGGCGTGGCATGAGCTTCGCAAGCCTGCTGCCCTCCCTGCTGCCCACGCTGCATGAGCGTTACCAGATGCGCCGTCAGCTGCGTACCGAACTGTCCGGTGCGCGCTACTCCCTGCTGGTGATTGCCTTGCTTCCCTACGCCATCGTGCCCTTCATTCTCTGGAAGGAGCCGGACTGGCTGAGATTGCTGCTGGAGCACCCGCTGGGCAGCGTGCTGTTGCTGGGCGCCGTGTGCTGCCAGATTCTGGGCTTTGCCTGGCTGCGTCACATGATGAGGAAGCAGCCATGA
- a CDS encoding type II secretion system F family protein: MNVLASLPSWSLPDAYLPDIIILCVLGALLALYLALQSTFKVRLEQSGIAQVLQELLRNPDYIRQGRSLTPRRRMRQAGLESRRVIWWWVFQLMLPVLLGLLVLRVMGTGLGGLAGLLMGILLPHLWLGQRRRERQTRIAAALGHLLAVSLAYQRHGLSLAASLREAARQALPPAHPLAFELELFSAELEGGLSLKEAASRISRRTGSRELHQFAMLLVAGNRMGNPLHDVLEAFAAQLARQQSERQRKGMQQRSVKALFPMLLVGGPLFFVLVIFPASLRVQEVLILMRELW, from the coding sequence ATGAATGTCCTTGCCTCGCTGCCGTCATGGTCGCTCCCCGACGCCTACCTGCCGGACATCATCATCCTGTGTGTGCTGGGCGCGCTGCTGGCGCTGTATCTGGCCCTGCAGAGCACCTTCAAGGTTCGTCTGGAGCAGAGCGGCATCGCGCAGGTGCTGCAGGAGCTGTTGCGCAATCCCGACTACATCCGACAAGGCCGCTCACTCACGCCACGTCGGCGCATGCGTCAGGCCGGGCTGGAGTCGCGTCGCGTGATCTGGTGGTGGGTATTCCAGCTGATGTTGCCCGTTCTGCTGGGCTTGCTGGTCCTGCGCGTTATGGGTACGGGGCTTGGCGGTCTGGCGGGCCTGCTGATGGGAATCCTCCTGCCGCATCTGTGGCTGGGGCAGCGTCGGCGTGAACGCCAGACACGCATCGCCGCGGCGCTGGGCCATCTGCTGGCTGTCTCGCTGGCGTATCAGCGCCATGGCCTGTCGCTGGCCGCATCGTTGCGGGAGGCTGCTCGTCAGGCACTGCCGCCTGCCCATCCGCTGGCCTTCGAGCTCGAGCTGTTCAGTGCAGAACTGGAAGGCGGGTTGTCGCTCAAGGAAGCCGCCTCGCGAATTTCCAGGCGCACTGGCAGCCGCGAATTGCACCAGTTCGCCATGTTGCTGGTGGCGGGCAACCGGATGGGCAACCCCTTGCATGATGTGCTGGAAGCCTTTGCCGCCCAGCTGGCGCGCCAACAGAGCGAGCGCCAGCGCAAGGGGATGCAGCAACGCAGCGTCAAGGCGCTGTTTCCGATGTTGCTCGTCGGCGGCCCCTTGTTCTTCGTGCTGGTGATCTTTCCGGCCAGTCTGCGCGTTCAGGAGGTTCTGATCCTGATGAGAGAGCTGTGGTAA
- a CDS encoding VOC family protein yields MIQRLSLHPAILEVRDLEAACRFFQETLALPTLLRNATSATLELHHAPDGQTSVLLLQLSAEQPDSRKLTLEVDRDDFPHVRYLLQAHGAHLMESHGSSAPGCAWQVLDCVLPDGHRLRVVSINPERCAPVISRGVKNAQ; encoded by the coding sequence ATGATTCAACGCCTGTCCCTGCACCCAGCCATTCTGGAGGTGCGCGATCTGGAAGCCGCCTGCCGCTTCTTCCAGGAGACTCTCGCCCTGCCCACATTGCTGCGCAACGCGACCAGCGCGACGCTCGAGCTGCATCACGCACCCGATGGGCAGACCAGCGTCCTGTTGTTGCAGTTGAGCGCAGAGCAACCGGACAGCCGCAAATTGACCCTGGAGGTGGATCGCGATGACTTCCCCCATGTCAGGTACCTGCTGCAGGCCCACGGTGCACACTTGATGGAAAGCCACGGCAGCAGCGCCCCGGGCTGTGCCTGGCAGGTCCTGGACTGTGTGTTGCCTGATGGGCATCGCCTGCGCGTGGTCAGCATCAACCCCGAGCGCTGCGCGCCGGTGATCAGCCGAGGTGTCAAGAACGCTCAGTGA
- a CDS encoding SCO family protein, whose translation MSLRKLALMGLSALAIMLIVLVMGFNASHQPREAWPTTLELSSTRGTLTPGTLAGDESGHLSLLIPGFTHCPDICPLSLARLQMVWQRLDHQDQHRLHPLFLTLDPARDTLPVLSRYLSAFHLPVTGLRTAPDDEQSLKTLTQRLGLQFHVREHGPAAHPADDYMIDHSVAILVLDDQGRLRDTLPLSQTPAQLADRIEQLLDSVHYSVHDSIDQGAGHDVPAESAS comes from the coding sequence ATGTCGCTGCGCAAACTGGCCCTCATGGGGCTCAGTGCTCTCGCTATCATGTTGATCGTGCTGGTGATGGGGTTCAATGCCTCCCATCAACCGCGCGAGGCCTGGCCGACGACGCTGGAACTGTCTTCAACGCGCGGCACCTTGACTCCCGGCACGCTGGCCGGTGATGAATCCGGGCATCTGAGCCTGTTGATCCCCGGCTTCACCCATTGCCCGGATATCTGCCCGCTGTCCCTGGCGCGTCTGCAGATGGTCTGGCAGCGCCTGGACCATCAGGATCAACACAGGTTGCACCCGCTGTTCCTGACCCTGGACCCCGCCCGCGACACCCTGCCTGTTCTCTCGCGCTACCTTTCCGCCTTCCACCTGCCGGTGACAGGCCTTCGCACGGCCCCGGACGATGAGCAGAGCCTCAAGACCCTGACGCAGCGATTGGGCCTCCAGTTTCATGTGCGCGAGCACGGTCCAGCCGCTCATCCTGCTGACGACTACATGATTGATCACAGCGTGGCGATTCTCGTCCTCGATGATCAGGGCCGACTGCGCGATACCTTGCCGCTCAGTCAGACGCCGGCCCAGCTGGCCGATCGCATCGAACAGCTGCTCGACTCGGTGCACTACTCGGTGCACGACTCGATAGATCAGGGCGCGGGGCATGATGTGCCAGCGGAGTCGGCCTCATGA
- a CDS encoding PepSY-associated TM helix domain-containing protein, with protein sequence MKTATDTGTASRAGRGFSDIYRAVWRWHFYAGLLVLPFLVLLSVTGGLYLFRDGIDQFVHSDLMKVNTPVTQSAQNPAVTSLPLSEQVDQALASLPGTPVRVVPSPARDLTTEVDIVAADGSGKQAVYVNPYSGEVQGQMAYRDSIMWTVRRLHSLAIMGPIGNATLEIAAGWSILLVFSGLFLWWPRGQKGGVVTLRATPARRLWWRDLHAVCGIIAAGFIVFLAVTGMPWSMVWGAKVNELANGHNYGYPDGVRVNTPMSDARLVDQELTSWSLEQAVIPLSSLPGDAADPIVDEGEHAGHGGSVASSAPVKAAVPVSAAAIAHADIGLDEAERIFAREGLAPGYAINLPSTAQGVYTGSVYPDALERQQVVHVDRYSGDVLLDMHYADYGPLGRALEWGINVHLGQQYGLINQLILLMACLAMVMMSVGAGVMWWKRRPVGGIGIPPLPMERKRIAGVWGLMMIIGVIFPLVGLSLIVMGLLDWLWIRVSASRHHDAAEASA encoded by the coding sequence ATGAAGACCGCAACAGACACTGGAACCGCCAGCCGCGCCGGGCGAGGGTTCAGCGATATCTACCGGGCAGTATGGCGCTGGCATTTCTATGCCGGCCTGTTGGTGCTGCCGTTTCTGGTACTGCTTTCCGTGACGGGAGGCTTGTACCTGTTCCGCGATGGCATCGATCAATTCGTCCATTCCGACCTGATGAAGGTCAATACGCCAGTTACGCAGAGTGCTCAGAATCCGGCAGTGACAAGCCTGCCGTTGAGCGAGCAGGTGGATCAGGCGCTCGCGAGTCTTCCGGGCACGCCGGTGCGCGTCGTGCCGTCACCCGCCCGTGACCTGACCACGGAAGTCGATATCGTGGCAGCCGATGGCAGTGGCAAGCAGGCCGTCTACGTCAATCCTTACAGCGGCGAAGTCCAGGGGCAGATGGCCTACCGCGACAGCATCATGTGGACGGTGCGTCGTCTGCATAGTCTCGCGATCATGGGGCCGATCGGTAACGCGACGCTGGAGATCGCTGCCGGGTGGTCGATCCTGCTCGTGTTCAGCGGGCTATTTCTGTGGTGGCCGCGGGGGCAGAAAGGGGGTGTGGTCACGCTGCGGGCCACGCCGGCGCGCCGGCTGTGGTGGCGGGATCTGCACGCCGTGTGTGGCATCATCGCGGCCGGCTTCATCGTGTTTCTCGCCGTGACCGGCATGCCGTGGTCGATGGTCTGGGGGGCCAAGGTCAACGAGTTGGCCAATGGACATAACTATGGGTATCCCGATGGCGTGCGCGTGAACACGCCGATGTCGGATGCACGCCTGGTGGATCAGGAATTGACCAGCTGGTCGCTTGAACAAGCCGTTATCCCGTTATCTTCCTTGCCGGGTGACGCCGCTGATCCCATTGTCGACGAGGGTGAGCACGCCGGTCACGGCGGCTCTGTCGCAAGTTCCGCGCCGGTGAAAGCGGCTGTGCCAGTGAGCGCTGCCGCGATTGCCCACGCCGATATCGGTCTCGACGAGGCAGAACGCATCTTCGCTCGCGAGGGCCTGGCACCGGGCTATGCCATCAATCTGCCGAGCACCGCTCAGGGCGTCTATACCGGCTCCGTGTATCCGGATGCGCTGGAGCGCCAGCAGGTCGTGCATGTGGATCGCTACTCCGGCGATGTGCTGCTCGACATGCATTACGCCGACTACGGGCCGCTGGGACGGGCGCTGGAGTGGGGCATCAATGTGCATCTGGGGCAGCAGTACGGCCTGATCAATCAGCTGATTCTGCTGATGGCGTGTCTCGCGATGGTGATGATGAGCGTCGGGGCAGGCGTGATGTGGTGGAAGCGTCGTCCGGTGGGCGGTATCGGTATCCCGCCGCTGCCCATGGAGCGCAAGCGTATTGCCGGTGTCTGGGGTCTGATGATGATCATCGGGGTGATCTTCCCGCTGGTCGGCCTCTCGCTGATCGTGATGGGCCTGCTCGATTGGCTGTGGATTCGTGTCAGTGCCTCTCGTCACCACGATGCGGCGGAGGCCAGCGCATGA
- a CDS encoding TonB-dependent receptor domain-containing protein, with product MSGLPSRRGLPVTVAAVLASSASFGVHAEESSVSQLPLMHVEAEAPMASPIVESSQGHAKGNLDVGELLREVNGVSGSRLGSHGVSAIFRAQGGERLIQEVDGAPLYPACPGGMDTTLGYATTGSQSDLTLYKGAQSVSRGPSFAAGTVEVTRHTPSRTDDDGVHGTLGAGWRSNDDATSESLSLTAKQGDVWAALDVEHSERNNYEDGNGDTQSGAYRSDNGSVRVGAFATEDVAIEAGIAVVRIDDARYPTMDAPRSDMDRQYLKLTIDNVGPFSHTESQINHARVVHDMDNVTLRDVDDSRSSMDMSSSMDMSDMAMFSSATTETWYASTQGDIPLTVAGRDATLTLGADAERLESNADSRMGMSLDSLSDSQTWPDVVRTRGGVFAELDTTLDQDNRLVTGARYDVSLSDARDADEVVGSNASAISAWRDQYGEDVEASQRDGEFSALARLEHRVNEAVKGYAALSRSVRFPTATERYYNRQSETDGWLGNPELEPEIHQQLELGVAVKQGAWRYSADTYYNRVHDWIELTEGDSLTTYDNVEAEIYGLELEASWQQHGWRHSAGVAATHGTNLSDGTPLSQVTPFNGYLATRYDADRWWAGARFDAAARQSRISGSEDATAGFGIVGLEGGYHVTDAIELSAGISNLFDKAYAYHVNRFYDDPLQGDVQVNEPGRIFWTHASWSF from the coding sequence ATGAGCGGTCTGCCCAGTCGTCGGGGTCTGCCAGTGACGGTCGCGGCGGTATTGGCGAGCAGTGCCTCATTTGGCGTCCACGCCGAGGAGAGCTCCGTCTCGCAACTGCCTCTGATGCATGTCGAGGCCGAGGCACCCATGGCTAGCCCCATCGTCGAGTCAAGCCAGGGGCATGCCAAGGGCAATCTGGATGTCGGTGAGCTGTTGCGTGAGGTCAACGGCGTCAGTGGCTCTCGTCTGGGCAGTCATGGTGTCTCGGCCATCTTTCGGGCGCAGGGCGGTGAACGCCTGATTCAGGAGGTCGATGGGGCGCCGCTCTATCCGGCCTGCCCCGGCGGCATGGACACCACGCTGGGCTATGCGACCACCGGCAGTCAGTCGGATCTCACCCTCTACAAGGGCGCGCAGAGCGTCAGTCGTGGTCCCAGCTTTGCCGCAGGCACCGTCGAGGTGACGCGTCACACGCCATCACGCACCGACGATGACGGCGTGCATGGCACCTTGGGGGCCGGCTGGCGCAGCAATGACGATGCCACCAGCGAGAGTCTGTCGCTGACCGCCAAGCAGGGTGATGTCTGGGCCGCGCTGGACGTCGAGCATTCCGAGCGCAACAACTATGAGGACGGCAACGGCGATACCCAGTCTGGTGCCTATCGCAGCGACAACGGCAGTGTCCGTGTCGGCGCCTTTGCCACCGAGGATGTCGCCATCGAGGCGGGGATCGCTGTCGTCAGGATCGACGATGCGCGCTATCCCACCATGGATGCGCCACGCAGTGACATGGACCGCCAGTACCTCAAGCTGACCATCGACAACGTCGGGCCTTTCTCGCATACCGAATCGCAGATCAACCATGCCCGCGTCGTGCACGACATGGACAATGTCACCCTGCGTGACGTTGATGACTCCAGATCGAGCATGGACATGAGTTCTAGCATGGACATGAGCGACATGGCCATGTTCTCCAGCGCGACCACCGAGACCTGGTATGCCAGCACCCAGGGGGATATCCCACTGACCGTCGCCGGGCGTGACGCGACACTGACATTGGGCGCTGACGCCGAGCGTCTGGAAAGCAACGCCGACTCCCGGATGGGCATGTCGCTGGACAGCCTCTCAGACAGTCAGACCTGGCCGGATGTTGTGCGCACGCGCGGTGGGGTGTTCGCGGAGCTGGATACCACGCTGGATCAGGACAATCGTCTGGTGACCGGTGCGCGCTATGACGTCTCCCTCAGCGATGCGCGAGATGCTGATGAGGTGGTGGGCAGCAATGCCTCGGCCATCTCCGCCTGGCGGGATCAGTACGGAGAGGATGTCGAGGCCAGTCAGCGGGATGGGGAATTCAGTGCGCTGGCGCGCCTGGAGCATCGCGTCAATGAAGCGGTGAAAGGCTACGCGGCACTCAGTCGCAGCGTGCGCTTCCCCACCGCCACCGAGCGCTATTACAACCGCCAGTCCGAGACTGACGGTTGGCTGGGCAATCCCGAGCTTGAGCCCGAGATCCATCAGCAGCTTGAACTGGGCGTGGCAGTCAAGCAGGGCGCCTGGCGTTATTCGGCGGACACCTACTACAACCGGGTGCATGACTGGATCGAGCTGACCGAAGGGGACTCGCTGACCACCTATGACAATGTCGAGGCCGAGATCTATGGTCTCGAGCTCGAGGCCAGCTGGCAGCAGCATGGCTGGCGGCATTCGGCAGGCGTCGCCGCCACCCACGGCACCAACCTGAGCGATGGCACGCCATTGTCCCAGGTGACACCGTTCAATGGCTATCTGGCGACACGCTATGACGCGGATCGTTGGTGGGCAGGTGCCCGATTCGATGCGGCCGCACGTCAGTCGCGTATTTCCGGCAGTGAAGACGCGACGGCAGGCTTCGGCATCGTCGGCCTGGAGGGCGGGTACCATGTCACTGACGCCATCGAGTTGAGCGCCGGCATCTCCAACCTGTTCGACAAGGCCTACGCCTACCACGTCAATCGCTTCTACGATGATCCGCTGCAGGGCGATGTACAGGTCAATGAGCCGGGGCGTATCTTCTGGACGCACGCCAGCTGGAGCTTCTGA
- a CDS encoding NAD(P)H-dependent oxidoreductase, producing MKILLINGGKAFAHSNGELNATLHELARGELAELGHEVRETVIVEGFDAKAEVEKQLWADLIIYQTPGWWMGLPWTVKQYLDDVLTEGHGALYASDGRHRTNPTQGYGTGGLMQGRSYMLSLTWNAPLEAFDEAGNFFEGKGIDAVYYPVHKAMEFLGMSALPTYLATDVIKNPDLAAYTQAYRTHLREHVGRA from the coding sequence ATGAAGATTCTATTGATCAACGGCGGCAAGGCCTTTGCCCATTCCAATGGCGAGCTCAATGCGACCCTGCATGAGCTGGCACGCGGTGAGCTGGCCGAGCTGGGCCATGAGGTGCGCGAAACCGTCATCGTGGAAGGCTTTGACGCCAAGGCGGAGGTGGAGAAACAGCTGTGGGCGGACCTGATCATCTATCAGACCCCGGGTTGGTGGATGGGCCTGCCGTGGACCGTGAAGCAGTATCTCGATGATGTCCTGACAGAAGGCCATGGTGCCTTGTATGCCAGCGATGGCCGTCACCGCACCAACCCGACCCAGGGCTACGGCACGGGTGGCTTGATGCAGGGCCGCAGCTACATGCTGTCACTGACCTGGAATGCGCCCCTCGAAGCCTTTGATGAAGCGGGCAACTTCTTCGAAGGCAAAGGCATCGACGCCGTCTACTATCCCGTGCACAAGGCGATGGAATTCCTGGGCATGTCGGCACTTCCGACCTATCTGGCCACTGATGTGATCAAGAATCCTGACCTGGCAGCCTACACCCAGGCCTACCGCACGCACCTGCGCGAGCACGTCGGCCGCGCCTGA
- a CDS encoding coiled-coil domain-containing protein, which translates to MKGTETSPELPLVLDPNTKHRNFILAVIFIVILISWVGYLDKLALDYIDSATNQSLAAFGIAKIINAFVSMIQTAQFELSLGVGASLQVGQLLDPINDAVEQYSEIMKLAIASLFGQKMLIEISSTTIFKLILTFTGLSFAASLFTGQKLITNFLFKIFASMVFLRIIIVLVVLMNGIVSQAFIDNYAEKENIALGGVKNIVDTGAESEKVNKENALSIEENNKLKKNLATLVIKRESIIANLANIEPEIIENQKIFDEKLSALNTYKENLSTIDKISFFDRDEKYKELDRLRKVADQKLEESLARLEDYTDMLDDVDSDIMDIEEELSEDPDGWLSSTKQKLRSLANMSNISKLGEKLDHTITSMINLMTIFLIKTIIMPLIILLIFLKSFKGVWGIDAKDWVNDQKNNIKNLRG; encoded by the coding sequence GTGAAGGGAACAGAGACATCACCAGAGCTACCACTCGTGTTAGACCCTAATACCAAGCACAGGAATTTTATCCTAGCCGTCATATTTATAGTAATCTTGATATCTTGGGTAGGCTATCTCGACAAGCTAGCCTTGGACTATATTGATTCAGCAACAAACCAGTCTCTAGCTGCATTTGGTATTGCCAAAATAATCAACGCCTTTGTGTCAATGATCCAAACGGCTCAATTTGAATTATCTTTGGGTGTAGGTGCATCTTTACAAGTAGGTCAGTTACTGGATCCTATCAATGACGCCGTTGAACAATATTCAGAAATAATGAAACTAGCCATTGCATCACTATTTGGCCAGAAAATGTTAATTGAAATATCTTCTACTACAATATTTAAACTAATACTGACATTTACAGGGTTATCTTTCGCAGCAAGCCTATTCACTGGACAAAAACTCATAACCAATTTTTTATTCAAGATTTTTGCCTCTATGGTTTTTCTCAGAATTATAATCGTTTTGGTTGTACTGATGAATGGCATAGTAAGCCAAGCTTTTATTGATAATTATGCTGAAAAAGAAAACATAGCACTTGGCGGTGTAAAAAATATTGTCGACACAGGTGCTGAGAGTGAAAAAGTTAATAAAGAGAATGCATTATCAATTGAGGAAAACAACAAGCTCAAAAAGAATCTAGCTACGCTGGTGATAAAGCGAGAGTCTATTATAGCTAATTTAGCTAATATAGAACCAGAAATTATTGAAAACCAAAAGATTTTTGATGAAAAATTGAGTGCTCTTAATACATATAAAGAGAACTTAAGTACTATTGACAAAATTAGCTTTTTTGATCGTGATGAAAAATACAAAGAGCTTGATAGACTCCGTAAAGTGGCAGACCAGAAACTTGAAGAATCTCTCGCACGACTAGAAGACTACACAGACATGTTGGATGATGTTGATAGTGATATAATGGATATAGAAGAAGAGCTCAGTGAAGACCCTGATGGATGGTTATCAAGTACTAAGCAAAAACTTCGCAGCCTTGCAAATATGTCTAACATATCCAAATTGGGTGAAAAGCTAGACCACACCATTACTTCAATGATTAATCTCATGACAATATTTCTTATCAAAACAATAATAATGCCATTGATTATTTTATTGATATTTCTGAAATCATTCAAAGGAGTCTGGGGTATCGATGCAAAAGACTGGGTCAATGACCAAAAGAACAACATCAAAAATTTAAGAGGGTAA
- a CDS encoding amidase: protein MNPVSTPTQLSELTAIDALALFRRGELSPVELTRDCLERIDTLNPKINAFVHIAHDGAMKAAKDAEARWMKGTPCGPLDGVPTTLKDLTLSRGMPTRYGSATTSPDGGSDVDAPVAASLRRAGAVFLGKTASPEYGWKGVTDNPLHGVTRNPWNTALTSGGSSGGAGAAAALNLGMLHQGSDAGGSIRIPCSFTGTFGLKPTFGWIPQWPTSAMSTLSHLGPMTRTASDSLLMLESMAQPDSRDGLLGDPDSLRMDTRAPVSLQGWKIAYSPTLGYVEVAPDIRKRVDNAVAQLSRLGAEVIEIDPGFSCPLETFNTLWFAGATQVVEKMTDSQRDQMDPGLLDIAARGSNISLSQYLAARRERTALCAHMQSFHEQWDLLITPTLPISPFTAGHNVPPEGKYHDWMEWTPFSYPFNLTQQPAASLPCGLDDQGLPVGLHIVGGKFQDMKVMHAARLLEEMLPELVYPKP from the coding sequence ATGAACCCAGTCTCTACTCCCACGCAATTATCTGAATTGACAGCGATTGATGCCCTGGCACTGTTTCGACGAGGCGAGCTCTCCCCCGTCGAGCTGACCCGGGACTGCCTGGAACGTATCGACACGCTCAACCCCAAGATCAATGCCTTCGTGCACATCGCCCATGATGGGGCAATGAAGGCGGCGAAAGACGCCGAAGCTCGCTGGATGAAGGGCACACCCTGCGGGCCACTGGATGGCGTGCCGACCACCTTGAAGGACCTCACGCTGTCGCGCGGCATGCCGACCCGGTACGGCTCCGCCACCACATCCCCGGACGGAGGCAGTGATGTCGATGCCCCGGTGGCTGCGAGTCTTCGCAGGGCAGGCGCCGTGTTTCTCGGCAAGACAGCCTCACCGGAGTACGGCTGGAAGGGAGTGACGGACAACCCGCTGCACGGCGTGACACGCAATCCCTGGAATACCGCGCTGACCTCCGGTGGATCCTCGGGTGGAGCTGGAGCAGCGGCCGCGCTCAACCTGGGCATGCTTCATCAGGGCAGTGATGCAGGTGGCTCGATCCGCATTCCCTGCAGCTTTACCGGCACCTTCGGCCTGAAACCCACGTTTGGCTGGATTCCCCAGTGGCCGACCAGTGCCATGTCGACCCTCTCACACCTGGGACCGATGACGCGAACGGCCTCCGATAGCCTCCTGATGCTCGAGAGCATGGCGCAGCCCGATAGCCGTGATGGTCTGCTTGGCGATCCGGACAGCCTCAGAATGGACACCCGAGCGCCTGTCTCGTTGCAAGGCTGGAAGATTGCCTACAGCCCGACCCTGGGTTACGTGGAAGTCGCGCCAGACATACGCAAGCGAGTGGATAACGCCGTCGCTCAGCTGTCCCGACTGGGCGCGGAGGTCATCGAGATAGATCCGGGCTTCTCCTGCCCGCTGGAGACGTTCAATACCCTGTGGTTCGCGGGTGCCACCCAGGTGGTCGAGAAGATGACCGACAGCCAGCGAGATCAGATGGACCCGGGCTTGCTGGACATTGCAGCGCGCGGGAGCAACATTTCCTTATCGCAATATCTGGCGGCAAGACGAGAGCGAACTGCGCTTTGCGCACACATGCAATCCTTCCACGAGCAATGGGACCTGCTGATCACTCCTACACTGCCCATCTCACCTTTCACTGCCGGCCACAACGTACCGCCGGAGGGGAAATATCACGACTGGATGGAATGGACCCCCTTCAGCTACCCCTTCAACCTCACTCAACAACCCGCTGCCTCCCTCCCCTGTGGGCTGGATGACCAGGGACTGCCTGTCGGCCTGCACATTGTCGGAGGAAAATTCCAGGACATGAAGGTGATGCATGCCGCCAGGTTGCTGGAGGAGATGCTTCCAGAACTTGTCTATCCCAAGCCCTAG